From a region of the Streptomyces venezuelae genome:
- a CDS encoding DUF6571 family protein: MPTFEQLLNAKLGPMDTAVTQWTEMIAKLAQLKTDASAMKSKADKSTWRGENASVTKVFVTKTAKEFGDAVTEAESVRDLVQDAHTLFKTAHDDLRATYENPPPGITIYPNGVLSHRVHPDRRSKDSTEPVATEAQFEALRGKIEGILQRANEADELCAWGLRALIKNHPNDFGSTDLGGVADAKKMRAEEKQQAENGREAAKLYARWEHLDDKERERLLKLAEGGKDSPAFAEQLMTNLSYRGRDQQEAVLLLAGSLESGGRDGQLSAADARLYKALSGSLATATGPDSSIGSPGGVTSAWTDKLITTARDGNGLPTRHPGAIGGGAATLKDLTDLMAADAGDKAYDPNDKSASPYDKDKGDPVYSEAFLHEVGDTIREWETDNDDAYDGVMKNWQGTQEDPMKGLMNAMSRNPSASTHYFDPNTTDNLKYFLEDRKWPGGEVEFKMPEETQRTSARTEFGAALEAAATGREPGSPLHGVPAHHDGAQAAIFERIAKEYTGEQTYGTQSSVPLAMRTSMGNMIGDYASDVHQILGKNMDGPTDFNNLTIERGDLTRLMRGVAEDPKAFGVMHHSQSVVIAEGLNGFPPDSYRKEDPEMRAWVKQSASVLGHLDGVRGDVIYDLGQAEKDTNAWNQRMNYHAIGTPLTAIPIVGDALQRTVDAGTAGYMNELNAKVDEETRRNMVNHFENGENQMNAMMRKMATEKGLTNEELDASPGEYEDGLQTTAENWYQQGIEDAQKKMGQP, from the coding sequence GTCACCCAGTGGACGGAGATGATCGCCAAGCTGGCTCAGCTCAAGACCGATGCGTCGGCCATGAAGTCCAAGGCCGACAAGTCCACTTGGCGGGGTGAGAACGCCTCCGTGACGAAGGTGTTCGTCACGAAGACGGCCAAGGAGTTCGGTGATGCCGTCACCGAGGCCGAATCCGTACGGGACCTCGTCCAGGACGCCCACACTCTGTTCAAGACCGCCCATGACGACCTCAGGGCCACGTACGAGAACCCGCCGCCGGGCATCACCATCTACCCGAACGGCGTGCTCAGCCATCGTGTCCACCCCGACCGCCGGTCGAAGGACAGCACCGAGCCGGTCGCGACCGAGGCGCAGTTCGAGGCGCTGCGCGGCAAGATCGAAGGGATCCTGCAGCGGGCGAACGAGGCCGATGAGCTGTGTGCCTGGGGTCTGCGCGCGCTGATCAAGAACCACCCCAACGACTTCGGCAGCACCGACCTGGGCGGTGTCGCCGACGCGAAGAAGATGCGCGCGGAGGAGAAGCAGCAGGCCGAGAACGGCCGCGAGGCAGCCAAGCTGTACGCCCGCTGGGAGCACCTCGACGACAAGGAGCGCGAGCGGCTCCTCAAGCTGGCCGAGGGCGGCAAGGACTCGCCGGCTTTCGCCGAGCAGCTGATGACGAACCTCAGCTACCGGGGCCGCGACCAGCAGGAGGCCGTGCTGCTGCTCGCCGGCAGCCTGGAGTCGGGCGGCCGCGACGGCCAGCTCTCCGCCGCCGATGCCCGCCTCTACAAGGCCCTCTCCGGCTCCCTTGCCACCGCCACCGGACCCGACTCCTCGATAGGTTCCCCCGGCGGTGTCACCTCGGCCTGGACCGACAAGCTCATCACCACGGCCCGCGACGGCAACGGCCTGCCCACGCGCCACCCCGGCGCCATCGGGGGCGGCGCCGCGACACTGAAGGACCTCACGGACCTGATGGCCGCCGACGCCGGCGACAAGGCGTACGACCCGAACGACAAGAGCGCGTCCCCGTACGACAAGGACAAGGGCGACCCGGTCTACAGCGAGGCGTTCCTGCACGAGGTCGGCGACACCATCCGCGAGTGGGAGACGGACAACGACGACGCCTACGACGGCGTCATGAAGAACTGGCAGGGCACGCAGGAGGACCCGATGAAGGGTCTGATGAACGCCATGAGCCGCAACCCGTCCGCCTCCACGCACTACTTCGACCCGAACACCACTGACAACCTCAAGTACTTCCTGGAGGACCGCAAGTGGCCGGGCGGCGAGGTCGAGTTCAAGATGCCCGAGGAGACGCAGCGCACCTCGGCCCGCACCGAGTTCGGCGCCGCCCTGGAGGCCGCGGCCACCGGCCGTGAGCCGGGCAGTCCGCTGCACGGCGTCCCCGCCCACCACGACGGCGCGCAGGCCGCGATCTTCGAGCGGATCGCCAAGGAGTACACCGGCGAGCAGACCTACGGGACCCAGAGCTCCGTGCCCCTGGCCATGCGCACGAGCATGGGCAACATGATCGGGGACTACGCCTCGGACGTGCACCAGATCCTCGGCAAGAACATGGACGGGCCGACCGACTTCAACAACCTCACGATCGAGCGGGGCGACCTCACCCGTCTCATGCGCGGCGTCGCCGAGGACCCCAAGGCGTTCGGTGTCATGCACCACTCGCAGAGCGTGGTGATCGCCGAGGGACTGAACGGCTTCCCGCCGGACTCCTACCGCAAGGAGGATCCCGAGATGCGAGCCTGGGTCAAGCAGTCGGCGTCGGTTCTCGGCCACCTCGACGGCGTGCGCGGCGACGTCATCTACGACCTCGGCCAGGCGGAGAAGGACACCAACGCCTGGAACCAGAGGATGAATTACCACGCCATCGGCACACCCCTGACGGCCATCCCCATCGTCGGCGACGCGCTCCAGCGCACGGTCGACGCCGGCACGGCCGGGTACATGAACGAGCTCAACGCCAAGGTCGACGAGGAAACTCGTAGGAACATGGTCAACCACTTCGAGAACGGCGAGAACCAGATGAACGCCATGATGCGGAAGATGGCGACCGAGAAGGGCCTCACGAACGAGGAGCTGGACGCGAGCCCGGGCGAGTACGAGGACGGTCTCCAGACGACTGCCGAGAACTGGTACCAGCAGGGCATCGAGGACGCCCAGAAGAAGATGGGACAACCGTAG
- a CDS encoding DUF4277 domain-containing protein, producing the protein MVEKRLGALPVAAEFLHRLNAAGIVDEVCPGGASAHLTHGQVIKVLVANRLTSRARLVRVRDWARTWAVEGVFGITVDVLNDDRPARALDAIPPA; encoded by the coding sequence GTGGTGGAGAAGCGTCTGGGCGCCCTGCCTGTCGCTGCCGAGTTTCTGCACCGGCTGAATGCGGCCGGGATCGTCGACGAGGTGTGTCCGGGCGGCGCGAGCGCCCATCTGACCCACGGGCAGGTCATCAAGGTGCTGGTGGCCAACCGGCTGACCTCGCGCGCACGGCTGGTGCGGGTCAGGGACTGGGCGAGGACCTGGGCGGTGGAGGGAGTCTTCGGCATCACAGTGGACGTGCTCAACGACGACCGTCCGGCCCGCGCCCTGGACGCGATCCCCCCAGCCTGA